The Leptospira perdikensis genome includes the window CCTATCACCTAAAGAACGCCCAGGGAGAAACTCTGGACCAATCAGACGAACCACTATTATATCTCCACGGCTGGCAAAATATCATTCCCGGTTTGGAAAAAGAACTAGAAGGATTAGTAAACGGAGATTCCAAAAATGTAACTGTACCACCTGAAGATGGTTATGGGACATATAACGAAGCTCTGATCTTTCAAGTTCCCAAAACGGAACTTCCGGCAGAAGCCGAGTTAGAAGTGGGAATGGAATTCCAAAC containing:
- a CDS encoding FKBP-type peptidyl-prolyl cis-trans isomerase, with amino-acid sequence MSKTISKGMVVGFSYHLKNAQGETLDQSDEPLLYLHGWQNIIPGLEKELEGLVNGDSKNVTVPPEDGYGTYNEALIFQVPKTELPAEAELEVGMEFQTDTPEGRMVLYLQEVRDADVILNGNHPLAGETLHFAVTIKSIREATEEELQHGHVHGPGGHHHH